A part of Biomphalaria glabrata chromosome 3, xgBioGlab47.1, whole genome shotgun sequence genomic DNA contains:
- the LOC106053452 gene encoding pyrethroid hydrolase Ces2a-like gives MTRLKVALLSALCCFIALVETTPLVKAPFGQVKGVEKVAQNGKPYLAFLGIPYAKPPLGELRFAKPERHPELNGVYDATAYGASCIQSQLMLPPEANCSEDCLFLNVFVNEINRDARKKVIFWIHGGGFVVGTSFGHDLGSFLTDHDIIVVTVNYRLGVLGFLSTEDEVAPGNYGLWDQILALKWVKENIPAFGGDSEDITISGESAGGSSASFIALSPHAVGLFSKVICHSGTATSLFGKYVNAKADALNLAKKLGCVPVDTDALANVEQSRSIVDCMRSKSAEELSKDVTFRLYRPVFVPRTDGDFLPRDPLNLLNDERYLDSIRFHDKPYLISLNNNEQQGPDVLYSMFKSFHYSRENVSIEEKDKQWEEVVWLSAMYNVADRLDRKDPSKDLTSFVFEWYDRRKGRDQALPTLISDLLFSIPTYDLLNAVARNPNGRVWYLYFNHYPQFMKGAYRGMIHGLDIVYLLDLSLEDMNKITQAGMTGNFSQEDQELKALYSALIAEFVKNGNPEPPVLKELINSWPNYDLRSAKYLDFKPRPIVQEYLDREKRELWEKSVPNLARNLEKSSGHTEL, from the exons ATGACGAGACTTAAGGTTGCTTTACTGTCAGCACTATGTTGCTTTATTGCACTGGTGGAGACAACGCCTTTAGTCAAAGCACCTTTCGGTCAAGTGAAAGGAGTTGAAAAAGTCGCTCAAAATGGAAAGCCATATTTAGCATTCCTAGGGATTCCATACGCCAAGCCTCCATTGGGAGAGTTGAGATTCGCCAAGCCCGAACGGCACCCAGAACTAA ATGGTGTGTATGACGCTACAGCGTATGGAGCTTCATGTATCCAGTCACAACTCATGCTGCCTCCTGAAGCCAATTGTTCTGAAGACTGTCTATTTCTCAATGTATTTGTCAATGAGATAAATCGAGACGCAAGGAAGAAGGTTATTTTCTGGATTCATGGAGGCGGATTCGTTGTCGGCACCTCCTTTGGTCATGATTTGGGGAGCTTTTTGACTGACCACGATATCATCGTAGTGACGGTTAACTACAGACTAGGAGTTCTAGGTTTCTTAAGCACTGAAGACGAAGTAGCTCCTGGAAATTACGGTCTTTGGGATCAGATTCTTGCTTTGAAGTGGGTGAAAGAGAATATACCTGCTTTTGGAGGAGACTCAGAAGACATTACTATTTCCGGCGAGTCGGCAGGTGGCTCTTCTGCTTCGTTTATAGCGTTAAGCCCTCATGCAGTGGGACTATTCTCTAAAGTCATTTGCCATAGCGGAACTGCTACTTCACTGTTTGGCAAATACGTCAACGCCAAGGCAGATGCACTAAATCTGGCCAAAAAGTTGGGATGTGTGCCTGTTGACACTGACGCATTGGCGAATGTAGAGCAAAGCCGATCCATTGTCGACTGCATGAGATCGAAATCTGCAGAAGAGTTGTCTAAGGACGTAACATTTCGTCTTTATAGACCTGTTTTCGTTCCAAGGACTGATGGGGATTTCCTTCCTCGGGATCCTCTTAATCTCCTAAACGATGAGCGCTATCTCGACTCCATTCGTTTTCACGACAAGCCTTATCTAATCAGTTTAAACAATAACGAGCAACAAGGACCAGACGTCTTGTACAGCATGTTCAAATCCTTCCATTACAGCAGAGAGAACGTCAGCATCGAAGAGAAAGATAAACAATGGGAGGAAGTCGTCTGGCTCTCGGCAATGTACAATGTTGCTGATCGTTTAGACCGAAAAGATCCATCCAAAGACCTTACCTCGTTCGTTTTTGAATGGTACGATCGGAGAAAGGGGCGGGACCAAGCTTTGCCTACACTCATCAGTGATTTATTGTTCTCGATTCCAACCTACGATCTACTCAACGCCGTGGCGCGTAATCCAAACGGCAGAGTGTGGTACCTGTACTTCAACCACTATCCACAGTTTATGAAGGGAGCATACAGAGGGATGATTCACGGCCTGGATATCGTTTATCTGTTGGACCTTTCCTTAGAAGACATGAATAAAATCACGCAAGCTGGGATGACAGGAAACTTTAGTCAGGAAGACCAAGAGTTGAAAGCTCTTTATAGTGCTCTAATCGCAGAGTTTGTGAAAAATGG GAATCCTGAACCACCAGTTTTAAAGGAATTGATTAACAGTTGGCCTAATTACGATCTCCGCAGTGCCAAATACTTGGATTTCAAGCCTAGACCGATTGTCCAGGAATATTTGgacagagagaagagagagctATGGGAGAAAAGTGTGCCCAACTTGGCCAGAAACTTAGAGAAAAGTTCTGGACACActgagttgtaa